In Candidatus Limnocylindria bacterium, one DNA window encodes the following:
- a CDS encoding MDR family MFS transporter: protein MPAEMDRTARILASVGVGLALFLAALDQTIVGTALPRIVGELNGLEYFAWVATAYMVTSTTMTPIAGKLGDLFGRKPFLLAGMIGFVLASALCGQAQDMMELVIFRGIQGIFGGVLFASVFASIADLFPPRTRARIQGLFGGVFGIASVVGPTLGGYLTDNVGWRWVFYVNIPVGILAVAVVFLTMPRTKHDASWRDIDFLGAGLLAATLVPLLVGFSITRDHDFGSREVLGLIGFAAAMAVVFFIVEQRVAHPIVPFVLFKNVTFAVSSITGFLVAFGMFGAIVYIGLVYQGVLGIGATNSGLLATPMMVGLVGASLLTGQLMTRITRYRYLGTIGLMIMVLGLYGLAQVRVGTPEIDVVRDLIMVGIGLGVSMPLYINATQSALPREYLGVATSQIQFWRNVGGTVGVAILGAVVSHELPQRIQAQVAALNLPPQISASLPSGGSAQAIFDPVKIAATKAALPPQVQLLFDQVLEAIRSALALSLHDVFIYAAAVVSVAVVASLFLKEVPLKARERPSTEEVREGAPAFGD, encoded by the coding sequence GTGCCCGCTGAGATGGACCGCACTGCCCGCATCCTCGCGTCGGTCGGGGTCGGCCTCGCCCTGTTCCTCGCTGCGCTCGACCAGACCATCGTGGGGACGGCGCTCCCGCGCATCGTGGGAGAGCTCAATGGACTCGAGTACTTCGCCTGGGTCGCGACGGCGTACATGGTCACGTCGACCACGATGACCCCGATCGCCGGCAAGCTCGGTGATCTCTTCGGCCGCAAGCCATTCCTGCTCGCGGGCATGATCGGATTCGTCCTCGCATCGGCGCTCTGCGGCCAAGCGCAGGACATGATGGAGCTCGTCATCTTCCGCGGGATCCAGGGCATTTTTGGCGGCGTGCTCTTCGCGAGCGTGTTCGCCTCCATCGCCGATCTGTTCCCGCCGCGGACCCGCGCGCGGATCCAGGGCCTCTTCGGCGGCGTTTTCGGCATCGCGTCCGTGGTCGGGCCGACACTCGGTGGCTACCTCACCGATAACGTCGGCTGGCGCTGGGTCTTCTACGTGAACATCCCCGTCGGCATCCTCGCGGTGGCGGTCGTGTTCCTCACCATGCCGCGTACCAAGCACGACGCGTCGTGGCGCGACATCGACTTCCTGGGCGCTGGCCTGCTCGCCGCGACGTTGGTGCCTCTCCTGGTCGGCTTCTCGATCACGCGCGACCACGACTTCGGCTCGCGCGAGGTGCTCGGGCTCATCGGCTTCGCCGCCGCGATGGCGGTGGTCTTCTTCATCGTCGAGCAGCGCGTCGCGCACCCCATCGTTCCGTTCGTGCTCTTCAAGAACGTCACGTTCGCCGTGTCCTCGATCACCGGATTCCTCGTCGCGTTCGGCATGTTCGGGGCGATCGTCTACATCGGCCTCGTGTATCAGGGCGTGCTGGGCATCGGGGCCACGAACTCCGGTCTGCTGGCAACGCCGATGATGGTCGGCCTCGTCGGCGCCAGCCTTCTGACCGGGCAGCTGATGACCCGCATCACGCGCTACCGGTACCTCGGGACCATCGGGCTGATGATCATGGTCCTCGGCTTGTACGGTCTCGCGCAGGTGCGCGTCGGAACGCCCGAGATCGATGTCGTTCGGGATCTGATCATGGTCGGCATCGGGCTCGGCGTGTCGATGCCCCTGTACATCAACGCGACCCAGAGCGCGCTCCCGCGCGAGTACCTGGGCGTGGCGACGAGCCAGATCCAGTTCTGGCGGAACGTCGGCGGAACCGTCGGGGTGGCGATCCTCGGCGCTGTCGTGTCACACGAGCTTCCCCAGCGGATCCAGGCGCAGGTGGCGGCGCTGAACCTGCCGCCTCAGATCTCCGCGTCCCTGCCGAGCGGCGGGAGCGCCCAGGCGATCTTCGATCCCGTGAAGATCGCCGCCACCAAGGCAGCGCTGCCGCCGCAGGTCCAGCTGCTCTTCGATCAGGTCCTCGAGGCGATCCGCAGCGCGCTCGCGCTTTCGCTCCACGATGTGTTCATCTACGCCGCGGCAGTCGTGAGCGTTGCCGTCGTTGCGTCGCTCTTCCTCAAGGAAGTGCCGCTCAAGGCCCGCGAGAGGCCGAGCACCGAAGAAGTTCGTGAGGGCGCGCCCGCTTTCGGCGACTAG
- the smpB gene encoding SsrA-binding protein SmpB — protein sequence MPDRRSPPAVAATEKKPRDLQLADNRKALFDYSIEDRIEAGIALTGTEIKSMRAGHVNLRDGYALIEKGQAWLRNVHIAPWTHAAHDNHEPLRPRKLLMHKEEIAQLAGAVSQKGYTLVPLRMYTKHGRAKVEIGLARGKKRYEKRQVIKEREAAREMQAATRRRI from the coding sequence ATGCCCGATCGCAGATCACCACCCGCGGTCGCCGCGACGGAAAAGAAGCCGCGCGATCTTCAGCTCGCCGACAATCGCAAGGCCCTCTTCGACTACTCGATCGAGGATCGCATCGAGGCGGGGATCGCCCTCACCGGCACGGAGATCAAGTCGATGCGCGCTGGACACGTGAACCTGCGCGACGGCTACGCGCTCATCGAGAAGGGGCAGGCGTGGCTCAGGAACGTGCATATCGCTCCGTGGACGCATGCGGCGCATGACAACCACGAGCCCCTTCGCCCGAGAAAGCTCCTCATGCACAAGGAGGAGATCGCCCAGCTCGCGGGCGCGGTCTCGCAGAAGGGCTACACACTCGTCCCGCTACGCATGTACACCAAGCACGGCCGTGCGAAGGTCGAGATCGGCCTCGCACGTGGCAAGAAGCGCTACGAGAAACGTCAGGTGATCAAGGAACGGGAGGCCGCCCGCGAGATGCAGGCGGCCACCCGTCGCAGGATCTAG
- a CDS encoding MarR family transcriptional regulator, giving the protein MPRFGRVAWQAAQDCRMTSPERGRLLWVIGDKSVRAGLVAQQLKLSAGAVTELVEILVREGLVRRETDPDDRRAVVLSLTAEGRRVCERYELAASAALAQVLGRLTPPQRRRMRATFADLNAAFAAADGATPKVLRRPFIASSSSRRSVRRITHKENAGAR; this is encoded by the coding sequence ATGCCGCGATTCGGCCGTGTCGCGTGGCAGGCTGCACAGGACTGCCGCATGACCTCCCCCGAGCGCGGCCGCCTGCTCTGGGTCATCGGTGACAAGTCGGTGCGCGCCGGCCTTGTCGCGCAGCAGCTGAAGCTCAGCGCGGGCGCGGTCACCGAGCTTGTCGAGATCCTGGTCCGCGAGGGCCTGGTGCGGCGCGAGACGGATCCGGATGATCGCCGCGCCGTCGTGCTATCGCTGACCGCCGAGGGTCGTCGCGTTTGCGAGCGTTACGAGCTCGCCGCTTCGGCCGCTCTCGCGCAGGTGCTCGGTCGGCTCACGCCGCCGCAGCGGCGCCGAATGCGCGCCACGTTCGCGGATCTCAACGCGGCCTTCGCCGCGGCGGACGGGGCGACTCCGAAGGTCCTCCGCCGCCCATTCATCGCTTCTTCATCATCCCGGCGCAGCGTGCGCCGCATCACCCACAAGGAGAACGCAGGTGCCCGCTGA
- a CDS encoding peptidoglycan DD-metalloendopeptidase family protein yields the protein MRATVVALAAVALLVGQQIPASADDPLQEALRRKEALERAVAVSRQNAERYKAAANQFQAAVDSANSRIADLAEKQASAQNEAEALGYEIQIAEEQLALVSFQLDETKALADSLNAQAAEQQRQLVAREDLYAKHLVVTYRQALISPLEMLLSSHTLTEFANRVQQMIFVNRQDQQLANEIRSLRADTATKLADASGKQREILGLQEQISTQREGLAADKAKYDQLIAEMQTALEQTDAARADAARNKNQAVGAVAAANRETADLNRKLEQAEAQYTQLASQLASKSGLGAFNGSKLAMWPLVGPITSGFGPRWGGFHNGIDIAAPMYTPIRAASSGQVVTVGRPYVAYGDTAVVVIIAHGYNFSTLYGHLDDSRWPPVKVGQFVAAGTVIGYVGMTGWTTGPHCHFMTIVNGQAVNPRPYLP from the coding sequence TTGCGTGCGACCGTCGTCGCGCTGGCGGCCGTTGCTCTGCTCGTTGGCCAGCAGATCCCCGCCTCCGCAGACGACCCACTCCAAGAAGCGCTGCGCCGCAAAGAGGCGCTCGAGCGTGCGGTCGCGGTCTCGCGCCAGAACGCCGAGCGCTACAAGGCGGCCGCGAACCAGTTCCAGGCTGCGGTGGACTCCGCGAACTCCCGCATCGCGGATCTAGCGGAGAAGCAGGCGTCGGCGCAGAACGAGGCCGAGGCGCTCGGTTACGAGATCCAGATCGCGGAAGAGCAGCTCGCCCTCGTCTCCTTCCAGCTCGATGAGACGAAAGCGCTGGCGGACTCGCTGAATGCGCAAGCCGCGGAACAGCAGCGCCAGCTCGTCGCGCGTGAAGACCTCTACGCGAAGCATCTCGTCGTCACGTACCGGCAGGCGCTCATCAGCCCGCTGGAGATGCTCCTGTCGTCGCACACGCTCACGGAATTCGCGAACCGCGTCCAGCAGATGATCTTCGTGAACCGTCAGGACCAGCAGCTCGCGAACGAGATCCGCAGCCTGCGCGCCGACACGGCGACGAAGCTCGCAGACGCGTCGGGCAAGCAGCGCGAGATCCTCGGCCTTCAGGAGCAGATCTCGACGCAGCGCGAGGGTCTGGCGGCCGACAAGGCGAAGTACGACCAGCTCATCGCCGAGATGCAGACCGCGCTCGAGCAGACCGATGCGGCGCGCGCCGACGCGGCGCGGAACAAGAATCAGGCCGTCGGCGCCGTCGCCGCGGCGAACCGCGAGACCGCTGACCTCAACCGAAAGCTCGAGCAGGCCGAAGCGCAATACACCCAGCTCGCGTCGCAGCTGGCCTCGAAGAGCGGCCTCGGCGCATTCAATGGATCGAAGCTCGCGATGTGGCCACTGGTCGGCCCCATCACCTCTGGCTTCGGCCCGCGCTGGGGCGGCTTCCACAATGGCATCGACATCGCCGCTCCGATGTACACGCCGATCCGCGCCGCCTCATCGGGCCAGGTCGTCACCGTCGGTCGCCCCTACGTGGCGTACGGCGACACCGCGGTCGTCGTGATCATCGCGCACGGCTACAACTTCTCGACGCTCTACGGCCACCTCGACGACAGCCGCTGGCCGCCGGTCAAAGTCGGGCAGTTCGTCGCAGCCGGCACGGTCATCGGTTATGTCGGCATGACGGGCTGGACCACCGGTCCGCACTGCCACTTCATGACGATCGTGAACGGACAGGCAGTCAACCCGCGCCCCTACCTCCCCTGA